One window from the genome of Gemmatimonadota bacterium encodes:
- a CDS encoding alpha/beta hydrolase, with the protein MLLVHGWAITAYLWRHTIPALAAAGYRVYAIDLPGCGLSDAPTAPGSYTLDTMATRITRLLDALHIEAAPIVAQSLGARVAFEVARRAPARVPRLALYGPVGFGDIPPARVFMPFIPRLPGALPSLFVTREMVDFVQRRVHGKNEWFTERDTDEYWAPTQFPDVVRAQLQMLAEFTWEPHEEQLLATFNTPTMVVFGTADATVRPVQAEQLVRAMPHGRMVWIEGGGHVVMEELPEQVNADLLGFLAG; encoded by the coding sequence GTGTTGCTCGTGCACGGGTGGGCGATCACCGCCTACCTGTGGCGCCACACGATTCCCGCACTCGCGGCCGCCGGCTACCGCGTGTACGCCATCGATCTTCCGGGTTGCGGACTCAGCGACGCGCCGACGGCGCCGGGAAGCTACACACTCGACACGATGGCTACGCGCATCACGCGATTGCTGGACGCGCTGCACATCGAGGCCGCGCCGATTGTGGCGCAGTCGCTCGGCGCGCGCGTCGCATTTGAGGTCGCACGTCGGGCACCGGCGCGCGTACCGCGCCTCGCGCTCTATGGCCCGGTTGGTTTTGGCGACATTCCGCCGGCGCGCGTCTTCATGCCGTTCATTCCGCGGCTGCCGGGCGCACTGCCCTCGTTGTTCGTGACACGCGAAATGGTGGATTTTGTGCAACGTCGCGTGCACGGCAAAAACGAATGGTTCACCGAGCGCGACACCGACGAATACTGGGCGCCCACGCAGTTTCCCGACGTGGTGCGCGCGCAGTTGCAAATGCTCGCCGAGTTCACGTGGGAGCCACACGAGGAGCAGCTGCTCGCGACGTTCAACACACCAACCATGGTGGTGTTTGGCACCGCGGACGCGACGGTGAGGCCCGTGCAGGCGGAGCAGTTAGTGCGCGCGATGCCGCATGGGCGGATGGTGTGGATTGAAGGCGGCGGCCACGTGGTGATGGAGGAGTTGCCGGAGCAGGTGAACGCCGACTTGCTCGGTTTCTTGGCGGGCTGA
- a CDS encoding DEAD/DEAH box helicase, with protein sequence MTIKKAPSRGARKAAAPATASKAATPSKSKAATAAAKSSVTAIAADEMPAPIIAAATSDGSLAAAEAATVGTKFSDLGLSAPMLSALADAGYKHPTPIQEQAVPLALRGRDLIGLAQTGTGKTAAFTIPIIERLLGGPHRTRALILTPTRELCVQVEESFKKYGIHSGLEVIPVYGGVGYDPQTKALRGGVDVVVATPGRLLDHLEKGNVVFDELEVLVLDEADRMLDMGFAPQINRIVAQIHPYRQTLLFSATMPPEVEALARKYLRKPQVVQVGRRSGAATTVQHYVYPCPKEKKSALLTELLKSKAMDSVLVFTRTKHGADRVVKHLEREGIKAGAMHADKTQGQRTQALEDFKSGKVRVLVATDIAQRGLDISGITHVINYDVPQQAEDYVHRIGRTGRAASTGDAYTFMCADEIAMVRTVERVIAQQIPRISVPGYDFGT encoded by the coding sequence ATGACCATCAAGAAAGCCCCGTCGCGTGGCGCGCGGAAAGCCGCCGCGCCTGCTACGGCATCCAAAGCTGCTACGCCGTCCAAATCCAAGGCAGCCACGGCTGCCGCCAAATCATCGGTCACGGCCATTGCCGCGGACGAGATGCCAGCGCCGATCATCGCCGCCGCGACCTCGGACGGTTCGCTCGCCGCCGCTGAAGCGGCGACGGTTGGCACCAAGTTCTCCGATCTCGGATTGTCGGCGCCGATGCTCAGCGCACTCGCCGACGCAGGCTACAAGCACCCGACACCCATTCAGGAACAGGCGGTGCCGCTCGCGCTGCGCGGACGCGATCTCATAGGGCTCGCGCAAACGGGCACGGGCAAGACCGCAGCCTTCACCATTCCGATCATCGAACGATTGCTCGGCGGCCCGCACCGCACGAGAGCGCTCATTCTCACACCGACGCGCGAGTTGTGCGTGCAGGTGGAAGAAAGCTTCAAGAAGTACGGCATTCACTCTGGGCTCGAAGTGATTCCAGTGTACGGCGGCGTGGGCTACGATCCGCAGACCAAGGCGCTGCGCGGTGGGGTAGACGTGGTGGTGGCAACGCCCGGCCGTTTGCTCGACCATCTGGAGAAGGGCAACGTGGTGTTCGATGAGCTCGAAGTGCTCGTGCTCGACGAAGCCGACCGTATGCTCGACATGGGTTTTGCTCCGCAGATCAATCGCATTGTGGCGCAGATCCACCCGTACCGGCAGACGCTGCTCTTCAGTGCGACGATGCCGCCCGAAGTTGAAGCGCTCGCCCGCAAGTATCTGCGCAAGCCGCAGGTGGTGCAGGTGGGACGTCGCTCCGGTGCCGCGACCACGGTGCAGCACTACGTGTATCCGTGCCCCAAAGAAAAGAAGAGCGCGCTCCTCACCGAGTTGCTCAAGTCCAAGGCCATGGACTCGGTACTCGTCTTTACGCGTACCAAGCACGGCGCCGACCGCGTGGTGAAGCACCTCGAGCGTGAAGGCATCAAGGCGGGCGCGATGCACGCCGATAAAACGCAGGGGCAGCGCACGCAGGCGCTCGAAGATTTCAAGAGTGGCAAGGTGCGCGTGCTGGTGGCCACCGACATTGCGCAGCGCGGACTCGACATCTCGGGCATCACGCACGTCATCAACTACGACGTGCCGCAACAGGCCGAGGATTACGTGCACCGCATTGGCCGTACGGGGCGCGCGGCCTCGACCGGCGACGCCTACACCTTCATGTGCGCCGACGAAATTGCGATGGTGCGCACGGTGGAGCGCGTGATTGCGCAGCAGATTCCGCGTATCAGTGTGCCGGGGTACGACTTCGGCACCTGA
- a CDS encoding type II secretion system protein produces the protein MRATRSGATLIELSLVLAVAGIATGITVPRIRTTVDRLALRGAVQDVRLAFAVARDQAVRRGDYVSVVADSTGRVRVVSNSDVLFARDVARGRGATLSATRDSVTYAPTGLGWGAANTTVIVRRGTRADTIVVSRLGRVR, from the coding sequence GTGCGCGCTACGCGCTCCGGTGCCACACTCATCGAACTATCGCTCGTGCTCGCGGTGGCCGGCATTGCCACGGGGATCACGGTGCCGCGCATCCGCACCACCGTAGACCGCCTCGCGCTCCGTGGGGCCGTCCAAGATGTACGCCTCGCTTTTGCCGTGGCGCGCGATCAAGCCGTGCGGCGTGGCGATTACGTATCCGTGGTCGCGGACAGCACTGGCCGCGTGCGGGTGGTGAGTAACAGCGACGTGCTGTTTGCGCGAGACGTGGCGCGCGGACGGGGCGCAACGCTGAGCGCCACGCGCGACAGCGTCACCTACGCCCCCACCGGCCTCGGCTGGGGGGCGGCCAACACCACGGTCATTGTGCGGCGCGGCACCCGAGCCGACACGATCGTCGTGTCGCGGCTCGGACGCGTGCGCTAA
- a CDS encoding SGNH/GDSL hydrolase family protein codes for MTRRFLALGDSYTIGEGVAESGRWPMQLAAALSADGLALASPEIIAVTGWTTDELDAAITSVAPQGSYALVTLSIGVNNQFRGRSLVEYETQFSALLMRAAGFAERVAERVLVLSIPDWSVTPFAEGRDRASIAFEIDAFNAAARDIVWEAGAVWVDVTGISREPHDGWLAADGLHPSAEQYAQWAARALPLARRAIAP; via the coding sequence GTGACCCGACGGTTTTTAGCACTCGGCGATTCCTACACCATCGGCGAGGGTGTTGCCGAGTCAGGCCGATGGCCGATGCAGCTGGCGGCGGCGCTTTCCGCCGACGGATTGGCGCTGGCGTCGCCGGAGATCATTGCGGTCACTGGGTGGACGACCGATGAACTCGACGCCGCCATCACCAGTGTGGCGCCTCAGGGATCGTACGCGCTCGTGACGCTCTCCATTGGCGTCAACAATCAATTCCGCGGCCGCTCACTCGTGGAGTACGAAACGCAGTTCTCGGCACTCTTGATGCGCGCGGCTGGCTTCGCCGAGCGCGTGGCGGAGCGGGTGCTCGTGCTCTCGATTCCCGACTGGAGCGTGACTCCCTTTGCCGAGGGGCGCGACCGAGCGAGCATTGCATTTGAGATTGATGCGTTCAATGCGGCGGCGCGCGACATCGTGTGGGAAGCGGGGGCCGTGTGGGTGGACGTCACCGGCATTTCGCGCGAGCCACACGATGGTTGGCTTGCGGCCGACGGCCTGCATCCATCCGCCGAGCAGTACGCGCAGTGGGCAGCGCGTGCGCTCCCACTCGCGCGCCGCGCAATCGCGCCCTGA
- a CDS encoding amidohydrolase, whose product MRRSLLTLLLALAPLPAAAQPRLDALQSEIDRRTAAITDKLTEWRHDIHQHPELSNFEVRTARLVSDHLKALGLEVRTEVGGHGVVAVLRGGKPGPVVALRAEMDALPVVEQVNVPFKSTTKTVYNGVETGVMHACGHDMHVAMLMGAAEVLTAMKAQIPGTIVFLFQPAEEAPPTGGAGPMIAAGAMDNPKVEAVFGLHVGAGTFGVVTAVSGSATSAADLVRIVVHGRQTHGAFPSGGVDPIVVGSQIVLGLQTIISRQVNLTTAPAVVTIGAFQGGLRENIIPDSVWMIGTVRTLDEGMRALIHERIKRTAEGIAQSGGATATVTITRGYNITTNDAALNERMLPTLRRVAGPTMLQPASASSAGEDFSLFANRAPGLFLSLKVTPPGVDATSAINHSPLFQADDRALPLGARLMANMALDYMRMGRAQ is encoded by the coding sequence ATGCGTCGCTCCTTGCTCACGCTTCTCCTAGCGCTCGCCCCGCTCCCCGCCGCGGCTCAGCCGCGCCTGGATGCCCTGCAGTCCGAAATCGACCGGCGCACCGCCGCGATTACCGACAAGCTCACGGAGTGGCGACACGACATTCACCAGCACCCCGAGCTGTCCAACTTCGAAGTGCGCACCGCGCGCCTCGTGAGCGACCACCTCAAGGCGCTTGGGCTCGAAGTGCGCACCGAAGTCGGTGGCCACGGGGTGGTGGCGGTGCTGCGTGGCGGGAAGCCGGGGCCGGTCGTGGCGCTCCGGGCCGAAATGGACGCCCTTCCCGTTGTGGAACAGGTCAACGTGCCCTTCAAGAGCACGACAAAAACCGTGTACAACGGCGTGGAAACCGGCGTGATGCACGCCTGTGGCCACGACATGCACGTTGCCATGCTGATGGGCGCGGCCGAAGTGCTCACCGCGATGAAAGCGCAAATTCCCGGCACGATTGTCTTTCTCTTTCAGCCCGCTGAGGAAGCACCGCCTACGGGCGGCGCTGGCCCCATGATCGCCGCGGGTGCGATGGATAATCCAAAAGTCGAAGCGGTATTTGGCCTGCACGTGGGCGCCGGCACCTTCGGCGTGGTCACCGCAGTCTCGGGTTCGGCCACCTCGGCCGCCGATCTCGTGCGCATTGTCGTGCACGGACGGCAGACGCATGGCGCATTTCCGTCGGGCGGCGTGGATCCGATTGTCGTGGGCTCCCAGATCGTGCTTGGCCTGCAAACCATCATCAGCCGTCAGGTGAATCTCACGACTGCGCCGGCCGTGGTGACGATTGGCGCATTTCAGGGTGGCCTGCGCGAGAACATCATCCCCGACAGCGTCTGGATGATCGGCACGGTGCGCACGCTCGACGAAGGAATGCGCGCGCTCATTCACGAGCGGATCAAGCGCACCGCCGAGGGCATCGCGCAATCCGGCGGCGCAACGGCGACGGTGACGATTACGCGCGGCTACAACATCACCACCAACGATGCGGCGCTCAACGAAAGAATGTTGCCGACGCTCCGACGCGTGGCGGGACCGACCATGTTGCAGCCTGCCTCGGCGAGTTCAGCGGGTGAAGATTTTTCGCTCTTCGCCAATCGGGCGCCGGGGCTCTTCTTGAGTCTCAAGGTCACCCCACCAGGGGTGGACGCCACCTCCGCCATCAACCACTCGCCGCTCTTTCAAGCCGATGATCGCGCCCTCCCGCTGGGCGCACGACTCATGGCGAACATGGCGCTCGACTACATGCGGATGGGGCGCGCGCAGTAG
- a CDS encoding Rdx family protein codes for MQIVIEYCTVUHYEPRAVGLAAAIREHFPEAEVGLEPSRGGRFEVTVDGVPIFEKSKLGRHAQPGEVLGLLGERHGSA; via the coding sequence ATGCAAATTGTGATCGAATACTGCACTGTTTGACACTACGAACCGAGGGCCGTCGGTCTGGCGGCCGCGATTCGCGAGCACTTTCCCGAGGCCGAGGTGGGCCTGGAACCGTCCCGAGGCGGTCGTTTTGAGGTGACCGTGGACGGGGTGCCGATATTCGAGAAATCGAAGCTTGGCCGCCACGCACAGCCTGGCGAGGTGCTCGGGCTTCTTGGCGAACGCCACGGAAGTGCCTGA
- a CDS encoding ATP-dependent 6-phosphofructokinase — protein sequence MRIAISTGGGDAPGLNAVIRAAVLSAVDRGWHVLGIKRGYMGLLGEDDVIPLGRDEVRGIGHLGGTILRTTNRGNPFRYPVKQADGTFAEVDRSDELMDNARNLGIDALISIGGDGSLAIAQKLATKGLRVVSVPKTIDNDVSGTITTFGFDTAVTTAMEAIDKLHTTAESHDRVIVMEVMGRDTGFIALHSGVAGAAHAILLPEIPYSVDKLCEAIMERERRGRTFDIVVVAEGAFPAGGEGSIIGASLPGQAKRVGGVAEIVAKQIAEKTGKECRSLVLGHLQRGGMPTGYDRLLASRFGGAAVQAVEEGKWGQMVALQSPDIVTVPIEQVLGKPRRVDPNHDLVRTARRLGISFGD from the coding sequence ATGCGCATAGCCATTTCTACGGGCGGCGGCGACGCCCCCGGCCTGAACGCCGTCATACGCGCTGCCGTGTTGTCTGCGGTGGACCGCGGCTGGCACGTGCTTGGCATTAAGCGCGGCTACATGGGGCTGCTCGGCGAAGATGATGTGATTCCACTCGGGCGCGACGAAGTGCGCGGCATTGGGCACCTCGGTGGCACCATCCTCCGCACGACGAATCGCGGCAATCCCTTTCGGTATCCCGTCAAGCAGGCCGACGGCACCTTCGCCGAGGTCGACCGCTCCGACGAACTGATGGACAATGCGCGGAACCTCGGCATCGACGCGCTGATTTCCATTGGCGGCGACGGCTCGCTGGCGATTGCGCAGAAGCTCGCCACCAAGGGGCTGCGCGTGGTGAGTGTGCCCAAGACCATCGACAACGACGTGAGCGGCACCATCACGACCTTCGGGTTTGACACGGCGGTCACGACGGCGATGGAAGCGATCGATAAGCTCCATACGACGGCGGAGAGTCATGATCGGGTGATTGTGATGGAAGTGATGGGGCGCGACACCGGATTCATTGCGCTCCATTCCGGCGTCGCCGGCGCGGCACACGCCATTTTGTTGCCTGAAATCCCGTATAGCGTGGACAAGCTGTGCGAGGCGATCATGGAGCGGGAGCGGCGGGGCCGCACCTTCGACATTGTCGTGGTGGCAGAGGGGGCATTTCCGGCCGGCGGCGAAGGGTCGATCATTGGCGCGTCGCTCCCAGGACAAGCCAAGCGGGTGGGCGGAGTCGCTGAGATCGTGGCCAAGCAGATTGCCGAAAAAACAGGCAAGGAGTGCCGGTCGCTGGTGCTCGGGCACCTGCAGCGCGGTGGAATGCCTACCGGGTACGATCGGTTGCTGGCCTCGCGTTTTGGCGGGGCTGCTGTTCAGGCCGTGGAAGAGGGGAAATGGGGGCAGATGGTGGCCCTCCAGTCCCCGGATATCGTGACGGTGCCCATTGAGCAGGTGCTCGGGAAGCCGCGGCGGGTGGACCCGAACCACGACCTCGTGCGGACGGCTCGCCGGTTGGGGATCAGCTTCGGCGACTGA
- a CDS encoding DEAD/DEAH box helicase: protein MRQVRDPYLPPDHEAFVGAGATRRIIVIAPTRAACETIELAFTLDIETVLWKSRGAELLELAEGFRRDDTDAGLGAKRQGFGIVAGTGTGKTLSVKPIAQALLGTTDLRVGVINREREATPDSPSWNVVIVTTGIARRWFQDGDIRPQDTLVVDEIHQTSAELELCLALGKRVGCRFIWLSATVDPAFYAKYLDAARVVESSAFDPKMAADVQVVRAQPGNFLDDKFLQQVIKQNRGVGVFLPTRAGVEQVATGISARFPRLTAQFYHGGEPIRVIRPFLDGTIGKPYVLAMTAAGQSALNVKGLDTVVIDDTRFANVVDRGRNVLTRLHLGANEILQMAGRVHGRVAGGRVFILTDRDIVFSALHPTAPEFQLAGDSGRVAMTCADLGVRADELDLPVPLDRLSYRKAVGFLETRGIIENGRLSRYGKAVEAMPVDRPWAELLVHCDDGLLPYVSVMAGIESLHRMTREDRDLSGLQVRGSDHLTAYNLYAEAFRTCGYVGEVYGLARHLFDESIERWAERRSVLVKSIEDAALAMASVYRAVKLPLPDTMPMVTEAVERKFVELLASIQPFDLVIEELTAEGLEARVSKTSVAGSWGAVCGTLRYFADSRGNPRAAIEGTNIPNGLIRKYATSGAPTLVFDGKHKHAPLALERRVTYFGFELSREREPVHDFPAGLEEESRRVLADALARGEARHAAVVRNQQPVNEVREAWRRSGGRTAKLGQAELSTWYLGQLAGVRSLQEFRALPLRVDADEFVPRAVRDELAQLPGAMEIRGRASPLHYEVEETPEGNIGVVRVVLHEKQARGLVPEEITALDRPLRFTVTRGARGSVKAATLDDMHEALARPFTDDETTRAFESRRSPGQPWGADARRPSGGRPGGDRRHARDDRDRGGSEGGRDGGHGGPRGPKKGGTRPGSPAGKGKRRGR, encoded by the coding sequence TTGCGCCAGGTCCGGGATCCCTACCTCCCGCCGGACCATGAGGCCTTTGTCGGCGCTGGCGCGACTCGACGCATTATTGTCATCGCCCCAACGCGCGCCGCGTGCGAGACGATTGAGCTAGCCTTTACGCTCGACATCGAAACTGTTCTCTGGAAGAGCCGCGGCGCCGAGTTGCTTGAGCTGGCCGAGGGTTTTCGTCGCGATGATACCGACGCGGGCCTCGGCGCCAAACGTCAGGGTTTCGGCATTGTGGCCGGCACCGGTACCGGCAAAACACTCTCCGTAAAACCCATCGCGCAGGCGCTCCTCGGCACCACCGATTTGCGCGTGGGTGTCATCAACCGAGAGCGCGAGGCCACGCCCGATTCGCCTAGCTGGAACGTGGTGATTGTGACCACGGGCATCGCGCGTCGTTGGTTTCAGGACGGCGACATTCGTCCGCAAGACACGCTGGTGGTGGATGAAATTCACCAGACGAGCGCCGAGCTTGAGCTGTGCCTCGCGCTGGGCAAGCGCGTGGGGTGCCGGTTCATTTGGCTTTCGGCCACAGTGGATCCCGCGTTTTACGCGAAGTATCTCGACGCGGCGCGCGTAGTGGAGAGTTCCGCGTTCGATCCCAAAATGGCGGCGGACGTGCAGGTGGTTCGCGCGCAGCCCGGCAATTTTCTCGACGACAAATTTCTTCAGCAAGTCATCAAGCAAAACCGTGGCGTGGGTGTTTTTCTGCCGACGCGCGCCGGTGTGGAGCAGGTCGCCACCGGCATCTCGGCGCGTTTTCCGAGACTGACGGCGCAGTTTTATCACGGCGGCGAACCCATTCGCGTGATTCGCCCGTTCCTCGACGGCACCATCGGCAAGCCGTATGTGTTGGCGATGACGGCGGCCGGACAGAGCGCCCTGAACGTGAAGGGGCTCGACACGGTGGTGATTGACGACACGCGCTTTGCGAATGTTGTGGACCGCGGCCGTAACGTGCTCACACGGCTCCATCTGGGCGCTAACGAAATTTTACAAATGGCCGGCCGTGTGCATGGGCGCGTAGCCGGTGGGCGCGTGTTCATTTTGACGGACCGCGACATTGTGTTCAGTGCGCTTCATCCCACGGCGCCAGAGTTTCAGTTGGCCGGTGACAGTGGGCGCGTCGCGATGACCTGCGCCGATCTCGGCGTGCGCGCCGACGAACTCGATCTGCCGGTGCCGCTCGATCGTTTGAGCTATCGCAAGGCCGTAGGCTTTCTCGAAACGCGCGGCATTATCGAAAACGGCCGCCTCTCACGCTACGGCAAGGCCGTTGAAGCGATGCCCGTGGATCGGCCGTGGGCCGAGTTGTTGGTGCACTGCGACGATGGGTTGTTGCCGTATGTGAGCGTGATGGCCGGCATTGAGAGCCTGCACCGGATGACGCGCGAGGATCGCGATCTCTCGGGGCTGCAGGTGCGTGGGAGCGATCATCTCACCGCGTACAATCTGTATGCCGAAGCGTTCCGTACCTGCGGCTACGTGGGCGAGGTGTACGGACTCGCGCGGCATTTGTTTGACGAAAGCATTGAACGGTGGGCCGAACGTCGCAGCGTGTTGGTGAAGTCGATTGAGGATGCGGCGTTGGCGATGGCGAGCGTGTATCGCGCGGTGAAGCTGCCGCTGCCGGACACGATGCCGATGGTGACGGAAGCTGTCGAGCGCAAATTCGTAGAGCTGCTGGCTTCGATTCAGCCGTTCGACTTGGTGATCGAGGAGCTGACGGCCGAAGGGCTCGAGGCGCGCGTGTCCAAGACGAGCGTGGCCGGGAGCTGGGGCGCGGTGTGCGGCACGCTACGCTACTTCGCCGACTCGCGCGGCAATCCGCGTGCGGCCATTGAGGGGACGAACATCCCCAACGGGCTTATTCGCAAGTACGCCACCTCCGGCGCGCCGACGCTGGTGTTTGATGGCAAGCACAAACACGCGCCGCTCGCGCTCGAACGGCGCGTGACGTATTTCGGCTTTGAGCTCTCGCGTGAGCGCGAGCCGGTGCACGACTTTCCGGCCGGGCTCGAGGAGGAATCGCGTCGTGTGCTGGCCGACGCGCTGGCCCGCGGTGAAGCGCGCCATGCGGCGGTGGTGCGCAATCAGCAGCCGGTGAACGAGGTGCGCGAAGCGTGGCGTCGTTCCGGCGGGCGCACCGCCAAACTTGGGCAGGCCGAACTCAGCACGTGGTACCTTGGTCAGCTCGCCGGTGTGCGATCGTTGCAGGAGTTCCGCGCATTGCCGTTGCGGGTGGATGCCGACGAATTTGTGCCGCGTGCGGTACGCGACGAACTCGCCCAGTTGCCCGGGGCGATGGAAATTCGAGGTCGCGCGTCGCCGTTGCACTACGAGGTGGAAGAAACCCCCGAGGGAAATATTGGCGTGGTGCGCGTGGTGCTGCATGAGAAACAGGCGCGCGGACTCGTGCCTGAGGAAATCACGGCGCTCGACCGTCCGTTACGCTTTACCGTGACGCGTGGCGCGCGCGGGAGTGTGAAGGCCGCGACGCTCGACGACATGCACGAGGCGCTGGCTCGTCCATTCACCGACGACGAAACCACTCGGGCGTTTGAATCGCGTCGGAGCCCCGGGCAACCGTGGGGCGCCGATGCGCGACGCCCCAGCGGTGGCCGCCCGGGCGGAGATCGTCGCCACGCGCGTGATGACCGCGATCGTGGTGGGAGCGAGGGCGGGCGTGACGGTGGACACGGCGGCCCGCGCGGGCCAAAGAAAGGGGGCACGCGCCCTGGATCGCCCGCCGGGAAAGGGAAGCGGCGCGGTCGGTAA
- a CDS encoding gluconate 2-dehydrogenase subunit 3 family protein, with product MDRRDLLRALGAAAVLSVVPRNAEAAWVRLAQTPSGALRSLSVRDASLVGLLADTVIPRTDTPSATDVGVVAWVDLIVADYYTDDERRQFTDGLAAIDAARTTVAAAGGAGGAGSAGGATDSAETLGKLVEQLERGDRRSAESRAWWRLKGLVLHGYFTSERVQKEVLKVNIMPGKFDGGAPMAAVGGMKHD from the coding sequence GTGGATCGCCGCGACCTGTTGCGTGCGCTTGGCGCCGCTGCCGTGCTCTCCGTTGTGCCGCGCAATGCGGAAGCCGCTTGGGTGCGGCTGGCGCAAACACCGAGTGGTGCGCTGCGCAGTTTATCGGTGCGCGATGCCTCGCTCGTCGGACTCCTCGCCGACACCGTGATTCCGCGCACCGACACACCGAGTGCCACCGACGTTGGCGTGGTCGCGTGGGTGGATCTGATTGTGGCGGACTACTACACGGACGATGAACGCCGGCAGTTCACCGACGGTCTCGCTGCGATCGACGCGGCACGCACCACTGTCGCCGCCGCCGGCGGCGCGGGTGGCGCAGGTAGCGCAGGCGGCGCTACGGACAGCGCCGAAACACTCGGCAAACTCGTGGAGCAACTTGAGCGCGGCGACCGGCGCAGCGCTGAGAGCCGCGCCTGGTGGCGGCTCAAGGGACTCGTGCTCCACGGCTATTTCACGAGCGAGCGTGTGCAAAAAGAGGTGCTCAAAGTGAACATCATGCCCGGGAAGTTCGACGGCGGAGCGCCGATGGCTGCCGTGGGAGGGATGAAGCATGACTGA
- a CDS encoding GMC family oxidoreductase, with translation MTERKVYDAIVVGSGISGGWAAKELCERGLKTLVLEAGGPVDPLKDFVEHVQPYQMPFRGYGDRNAIAKTHPVQKDCYACDEVGHKFFVNDNENPYTNPADAPFKWFRGRQVGGRSIMWGRQVYRWSAQDFEANAKDGHGNDWPIRYADLAPWYSHVERFIGVTGAHEGLSQLPDGEFLPPMALTVVEQHAREKILASFGGERVLTIGRAAILTKNHNGRAACHYCGPCERGCITHSYFNSLGSTLPAAKKTGNLTLRPNSVVVEVLFDEKKGRAKGVRIIDGRTMQSLEFHAKVVFLCASAIESVRLLLNSKSERFPDGLGNSSNTLGKYVMDHHYGAGANGRMPGFLDKRTIGHRPNGIYFPRFRNVKNTHADFVRGYGMQGGSSRGEWGRGASMAGYGAAFKQSLIDGLGPWSLGMSGWGETLPHEANTVTLDPVVKDKWGVPAARIDVRWRENEKAMDKDMSIAAAEMLTAAGCEDVRQHGSNNPPGHCIHEMGGARMSKTATEGVLDRWNQSWDVKGLFVTDGACMASSACQNPSITYMALTARAAARAVGMMKRREL, from the coding sequence ATGACTGAGCGCAAAGTGTACGACGCCATTGTTGTTGGCTCGGGGATTAGTGGCGGCTGGGCGGCCAAAGAGCTGTGTGAGCGCGGACTCAAAACGCTCGTGCTCGAAGCCGGTGGCCCGGTGGACCCCCTCAAAGATTTTGTAGAGCATGTGCAGCCGTATCAGATGCCCTTCCGCGGCTATGGCGACCGTAACGCCATCGCCAAAACACATCCGGTGCAGAAGGACTGCTACGCCTGTGATGAAGTGGGGCACAAGTTTTTCGTGAACGACAACGAGAACCCCTATACGAATCCGGCGGACGCGCCCTTCAAATGGTTTCGCGGACGCCAAGTGGGTGGGCGCTCGATCATGTGGGGACGGCAGGTGTATCGCTGGAGCGCGCAAGATTTTGAAGCCAACGCCAAAGATGGCCACGGCAACGACTGGCCCATTCGCTACGCCGACCTCGCGCCCTGGTACTCGCATGTAGAACGCTTCATTGGCGTCACCGGCGCGCACGAAGGGCTCTCACAGCTTCCCGACGGCGAGTTTCTTCCGCCGATGGCGCTCACCGTGGTGGAGCAACACGCGCGCGAAAAGATTCTCGCGTCATTTGGCGGCGAGCGCGTACTGACCATTGGCCGAGCCGCGATTCTCACCAAGAATCACAACGGCCGCGCAGCCTGTCACTACTGTGGCCCGTGCGAGCGTGGGTGCATTACGCACTCGTATTTCAACTCCCTTGGCTCCACTCTCCCCGCCGCGAAAAAAACGGGGAATCTCACGCTCCGCCCGAACAGCGTAGTGGTCGAAGTGCTGTTCGATGAAAAGAAGGGGCGCGCCAAGGGCGTACGCATTATCGATGGGCGCACCATGCAATCGCTGGAGTTCCACGCGAAGGTCGTGTTCTTGTGCGCCTCGGCGATTGAATCGGTGCGCCTGCTCCTCAACTCAAAGAGCGAACGGTTTCCCGACGGGCTCGGCAACTCCTCCAACACGCTGGGCAAGTACGTGATGGATCACCATTACGGCGCCGGCGCCAACGGCCGGATGCCTGGCTTTCTCGACAAGCGCACCATTGGGCATCGTCCGAACGGGATTTATTTTCCACGGTTTCGCAACGTGAAGAACACACACGCCGACTTTGTGCGCGGCTATGGCATGCAGGGCGGCTCCAGCCGAGGCGAGTGGGGGCGTGGCGCGTCGATGGCGGGCTACGGCGCGGCGTTCAAACAATCGCTGATTGACGGGCTCGGCCCCTGGTCGCTCGGCATGAGTGGCTGGGGCGAGACACTCCCGCACGAAGCCAACACGGTGACGCTCGACCCCGTGGTGAAGGACAAGTGGGGAGTGCCGGCCGCGCGGATTGATGTGCGGTGGCGCGAAAATGAAAAGGCGATGGACAAGGATATGAGCATCGCCGCCGCCGAGATGTTGACGGCCGCCGGCTGCGAGGATGTGCGGCAGCACGGCTCAAACAATCCGCCCGGACATTGCATTCACGAGATGGGCGGCGCGCGTATGAGTAAGACCGCCACCGAAGGCGTGCTGGACCGTTGGAATCAGAGCTGGGATGTGAAGGGGCTCTTTGTGACAGACGGCGCGTGCATGGCGAGTTCGGCGTGCCAGAATCCGAGTATCACGTACATGGCGCTCACGGCGCGCGCGGCGGCTCGGGCGGTGGGGATGATGAAGCGGAGGGAGCTGTGA